The Hemiscyllium ocellatum isolate sHemOce1 chromosome 7, sHemOce1.pat.X.cur, whole genome shotgun sequence genome window below encodes:
- the LOC132817440 gene encoding small ribosomal subunit protein bS18m-like, which produces MPITLENPYKEPPKKCILCGVSVDYKNVQLLSQFISPYTGRIFGRHITGLCGKKQKHISKTIKKAQQMGFMSVTFKDPAFLKDPNICDVKLRE; this is translated from the coding sequence ATGCCAATAACGTTGGAAAATCCTTACAAAGAACCCCCCAAGAAATGCATTCTGTGTGGTGTTTCAGTGGACTACAAGAACGTACAGCTTTTGTCCCAGTTTATATCTCCATATACGGGTCGTATCTTTGGGAGACACATAACAGGTTTGTgtggaaagaaacaaaaacacatttcCAAGACCATCAAAAAAGCCCAGCAAATGGGATTTATGTCAGTCACGTTTAAAGATCCTGCTTTCCTAAAAGATCCAAATATTTGTGATGTCAAACTTCGAGAATGA